A genomic stretch from Theobroma cacao cultivar B97-61/B2 chromosome 4, Criollo_cocoa_genome_V2, whole genome shotgun sequence includes:
- the LOC18602160 gene encoding ribosomal RNA-processing protein 7 homolog A isoform X2 has product MKKKRSREKVANLVETKEEKKRDKSSKKKRKSKEKNNAIIGIVDQLGDEEEDHFQKQNGKFKKDRKKKKKEHSSSGENQLLVEKSKAADKDEVYEIPSGDEDCSQGMKKWVIEYHQSRPGLKVLQQRIDEFIIAHEAKLEQERKEREACLTEGGWTLVEHHKGRKKTTEFESGTTVGSVSQAAVEGKLAKKKSKEVFDFYRFQKREAKRNELMMLQSRFEQDKKRIQQLRAARKFRPY; this is encoded by the exons atgaagaagaagagaagtagGGAGAAGG TGGCCAATTTGGTTGaaaccaaagaagaaaagaaaagggataaatcaagcaagaagaaaagaaaaagtaaggAGAAAAATAATGCCATCATTGGAATTGTTGATCAGCTCGGTGATGAGGAAGAAGACCATTTCCAGAAACAAAATG GCAAATTTAAGAAggatagaaaaaagaaaaagaaggaacaCAGCTCATCAGGGGAGAATCAACTGTTGGTGGAAAAGAGTAAAGCAGCTGATAAAGATGAAGTATATGAAATACCTTCAGGGGATGAAGACTGCTCACAAGGAATGAAAA AATGGGTTATCGAGTACCACCAAAGTAGGCCTGGCTTGAAGGTTTTGCAACAAAGAATTGATGAGTTTATAATTGCCCATGAGGCAAAACTTGAACAG gaaagaaaagaaagagaagctTGTCTTACAGAAGGGGGATGGACACTTGTTGAACATcataaaggaaggaaaaagacaACAGAATTTGAAAGTGGAACTACAGTGGGTTCTGTTTCCCAGGCTGCTGTGGAGGGGAAATTAGCTAAGAAGAAGAGCAAAGAGGTCTTTGATTTCTATCGGTTTCAAAAAAGAGAAGCCAAGAGGAATG AACTTATGATGCTCCAGAGCAGATTTGAGCAGGATAAAAAGCGTATCCAACAGTTGAGGGCTGCTAGGAAGTTTCGACCTTACTGA
- the LOC18602160 gene encoding ribosomal RNA-processing protein 7 homolog A isoform X1 — protein sequence MKKKRSREKGKCQWKFLRRVANLVETKEEKKRDKSSKKKRKSKEKNNAIIGIVDQLGDEEEDHFQKQNGKFKKDRKKKKKEHSSSGENQLLVEKSKAADKDEVYEIPSGDEDCSQGMKKWVIEYHQSRPGLKVLQQRIDEFIIAHEAKLEQERKEREACLTEGGWTLVEHHKGRKKTTEFESGTTVGSVSQAAVEGKLAKKKSKEVFDFYRFQKREAKRNELMMLQSRFEQDKKRIQQLRAARKFRPY from the exons atgaagaagaagagaagtagGGAGAAGGGTAAATGCCAATGGAAATTCTTAAGACGTG TGGCCAATTTGGTTGaaaccaaagaagaaaagaaaagggataaatcaagcaagaagaaaagaaaaagtaaggAGAAAAATAATGCCATCATTGGAATTGTTGATCAGCTCGGTGATGAGGAAGAAGACCATTTCCAGAAACAAAATG GCAAATTTAAGAAggatagaaaaaagaaaaagaaggaacaCAGCTCATCAGGGGAGAATCAACTGTTGGTGGAAAAGAGTAAAGCAGCTGATAAAGATGAAGTATATGAAATACCTTCAGGGGATGAAGACTGCTCACAAGGAATGAAAA AATGGGTTATCGAGTACCACCAAAGTAGGCCTGGCTTGAAGGTTTTGCAACAAAGAATTGATGAGTTTATAATTGCCCATGAGGCAAAACTTGAACAG gaaagaaaagaaagagaagctTGTCTTACAGAAGGGGGATGGACACTTGTTGAACATcataaaggaaggaaaaagacaACAGAATTTGAAAGTGGAACTACAGTGGGTTCTGTTTCCCAGGCTGCTGTGGAGGGGAAATTAGCTAAGAAGAAGAGCAAAGAGGTCTTTGATTTCTATCGGTTTCAAAAAAGAGAAGCCAAGAGGAATG AACTTATGATGCTCCAGAGCAGATTTGAGCAGGATAAAAAGCGTATCCAACAGTTGAGGGCTGCTAGGAAGTTTCGACCTTACTGA
- the LOC18602161 gene encoding stress-induced protein KIN2: MADNSQSMSYKAGEAKGQAQEKASNLMDKAADAAQSAKESMQETGQKMMEKAHGAKEAVKDATGMNK, encoded by the exons ATGGCTGACAACTCCCAGAGCATGAGCTACAAAGCTGGTGAGGCCAAGGGCCAGGCTCAG GAAAAGGCTAGCAACCTGATGGACAAGGCTGCCGATGCTGCCCAATCTGCTAAGGAATCAATGCAAGAG ACTGGGCAGAAGATGATGGAGAAGGCACATGGAGCTAAAGAGGCCGTGAAGGATGCAACTGGCATGAATAAATGA